A window of Rhabdothermincola salaria contains these coding sequences:
- the rsmI gene encoding 16S rRNA (cytidine(1402)-2'-O)-methyltransferase, giving the protein MTGALVLVGTPIGNLGDLTPRAIEELGRADVVACEDTRRTGRLLAHVGVRAPSLLVVNDHTEPRAVGEVLSRLDRGQRVALVSDAGMPGISDPGERLVAAASAAGHRVEVVPGPSAAIAGLVASGLPAGRFVFEGFLPRKGSGRRERLAAVAAEPRTVVLYEAPHRLSRTLVDLVEVCGPTRRVVLARELTKLHEEVWRGPLAAAVEHCTDTEPRGEYVVVLDGAPDPGPPSDDQVREAVAHARQRGLSTRDAAAEVAGTLGLSKRHVYALALEA; this is encoded by the coding sequence ATGACCGGCGCCCTCGTGCTCGTCGGCACGCCCATCGGCAACCTCGGGGACCTCACCCCCCGGGCCATCGAGGAGCTGGGCCGGGCCGACGTGGTGGCCTGTGAGGACACCCGTCGCACGGGGCGCCTGCTGGCCCACGTCGGTGTCCGGGCCCCGTCGTTGCTCGTGGTCAACGACCACACCGAGCCTCGGGCCGTGGGCGAGGTCCTGAGCCGGCTGGACCGGGGCCAGCGGGTGGCGCTGGTGAGCGACGCCGGGATGCCCGGCATCTCCGACCCGGGCGAACGGCTGGTCGCCGCCGCCTCGGCCGCCGGGCACCGCGTCGAGGTGGTGCCCGGACCGTCGGCGGCCATCGCCGGCCTGGTCGCCAGCGGGCTGCCCGCCGGCCGGTTCGTGTTCGAGGGCTTCCTGCCCCGCAAGGGCTCGGGGCGCCGGGAACGCCTGGCGGCCGTGGCTGCGGAGCCCCGCACGGTGGTGCTCTACGAAGCTCCGCACCGCCTCTCGCGCACGCTCGTCGACCTGGTGGAGGTCTGTGGGCCCACCCGTCGGGTGGTGCTGGCCCGCGAACTCACCAAGCTCCACGAGGAGGTGTGGCGGGGGCCCCTCGCCGCCGCGGTCGAGCACTGCACCGACACCGAGCCTCGCGGAGAGTACGTGGTCGTGCTCGACGGTGCGCCGGACCCGGGGCCCCCGTCCGACGACCAGGTCCGTGAGGCGGTGGCCCACGCCCGCCAGCGGGGCCTGTCCACCCGCGACGCGGCCGCGGAGGTGGCCGGCACCTTGGGGCTGTCCAAGCGCCACGTCTACGCGCTGGCGCTCGAGGCCTGA